The sequence below is a genomic window from Clostridium putrefaciens.
ATCAATGGTAAATCCTTTAGAAAAGATAGTTATATCATTAGGTGCTATTATAATTTTAGGGTTTAGCAAAAGTTATTTACCAATAATAATAAACATAGTATTTTTCGGGTTTCTGCATTTTAAAAATAAGCATTATTTTAATATAGTAATGAAGTTTTCATTAGGTACAGCAGCATTTGCCTTAATTTCATCCATAACCTTTTTCTTAGATTATGGGGCCAAAGCTACATTTTTAATAATAGCTAAGTCTTTTTCTGGGGGGCTTTGTGTAGGTTATTTATCACTTACCACACCTATGGATGACATTTTAAATATGCTTCACAAATCTAAATATTTACAAGATTTTTGTGATATAGCTAAGAGTATGGAAAGATTTATATTACTTTTAGAAGATGAACTTATTATAATGACTAGTTCAGTTAAAAGTAGAAATGGATTTGATACCTTTAATCTTAAAATTAGGAATAGCTCTAAAATTGCTGGATTACTTTTTGTGAATACACTTAGAAGGTGGGATAGTATAAAAGATGCTATAAATAGTAGATGTTACAATGGAACTTTAAATTATACCGCAAATTATAATAATATTAATATTAAACATATGTTGTTGATAGGTATATATTTATTTATTATAAGTTTAATTATGATTATTTAACATTAAGAGGCTTAAAAGATATAATGTGTCTTTTAAGCCTCTTATTTTCTATAAAAACTTTATATAATTATTTTTTTCTGATATAATAAACACAATATAATATAAATCTACATCTAGTAGAGAAAACGGAGACTTTTGGTGTTAACCTTAATTTAAGATTGATACTAAAAGTTATTATTTTGAGGAAAAGGTGAATTTATGAATATACTTAAGGGTAAGATAGCAGTAGTAACAGGAGCTTCAAAGGGCATAGGAAGAGCTATAGCGAAAAAACTCGCTATAGAAGGAGCTTTAGTTGTAATAAATTATAAAAGTGATGATGATTCGGCTATGAAGGTAGTAAATGAAATAAAGCATGAAGGTGGATACGCAATAAAATATAAGGCGGATGTATCAAAATATGATAAGGCTAAAGATCTTATAGAATATACTGTTAAAACCTTTGGAAAGATTAATATACTTGTAAACAATGCTGGGATTTCTAAGGTGGGATTATTTACGGAAATGGAGGAAGGTGACTGGGATTCTTTAATTAATACAAACTTAAAGGGAATGTTTAATACTTGCCATACGGCTGTAAAATATATGATAGGTGAAAAGTCCGGTAGTATTATAAACATATCTTCTATATGGGGAAATGTCGGGGCATCTTGTGAAGTTATTTATTCAGCCTCAAAGGGAGGAGTTAACTCTTTTACTAAAGCATTAGCGAAGGAGCTCGCGCCGTCTAATATAAGAACAAATGCTATATCACCAGGAGTTATAAAGACAACAATGAATAGTTGGCTTACCGAAGAAGAAATGGTTACTTTAAAAAACGATATACCAATGGGAAGGTTTGGAGAACAAGAAGATGTGGCTAATTTAGCCTGTTTTTTATGTTCGGATGAATCAAAATATATTACAGGTCAAATAATAACCTTAGATGGAGGTCTTGTCTAAATTTATGTACACAGTGGTAGATATTATAGATAATTTGTCTGAAATAGAAAAAATGTATATAAACTTTTTTCATGAGGTTTCAGATAGTGATAGCAAAATTAGTAGCTTTAAATTAGTAGCAAATGCTTTGGGGAAAACAAAACAAAATCATATGAACTTTTATTATAATCTAAGAAATAAGATGAAAGGTGAAGAGTTTATAGAGGTTGATATGCATGATTATGATAAAATATCTAAATCAATTAGTGAATTTAAATATTCATTTAAATTCTCATTTAAATTTAAATGCAATATAGATGTTATAGAGTTAATTAAGATTTCTTTAAGTATAGAAAAAGATAATATAGCACTACTTTTAATAATAAGAGGAATATTAGTAAAAGATAAAAACTATAAATATAAGAAAATATATGAATGTTTATCTTATATTATTGAGGATAAAAACAAATATATATTACAATTGGAAAAGTTAACAGTTTAGACAAAAAATAAGGAGCCTTGTTTTCATAAGGCTCCTTATCTTTCATATAATATGTTATATATTAAGTTATTTTATTTAAAATATCTATTTAACAATCCTTTAAATGCAGCGCCGTGTCTAGCTTCATCTTTAGCCATTTCATGAACGGTGTCATGTATTGCATCTAGATTAAGTTTTTTTGCAAGTGTTGCTAAGTCTTTTTTACCTTGGCAAGCACCATGTTCTGCATCTACTCTTACTTGAAGATTAGTCTTTGTATCAGCAACAACAACTTCTCCTAATAACTCAGCAAATTTAGCTGCGTGTTCAGCTTCTTCAAAAGCTATTCTTTTATATGCTTCTGCAACTTCAGGGAATCCTTCTCTATCAGCTTGACGACTCATAGCAAGGTACATTCCAACCTCAGTACATTCTCCTGTAAAGTTAGCTCTTAAACCTTCTATTATTTCTTGATCTACATCTTTAGCAATTCCAATTCTATGCTCATCTGCCCAGGACATTTCACCTTCAACTTTTTCTACAAATTTTGAAGCTAGAGCTCCACATTGAGGGCATTTTTCTGGTGCAGTTTCACCTTCGTAAACAAATCCACAAATTGTACAGACAAATTTTTTCATAAAACCATCCTCCTATATTATGTTAGTTGCTATTGTGTCAATATATTGACAATTATTATTATATAATAATTACTACATAAAATCAAGGTGTTTATGTTAAAATATTAATTAAGATTCGATAGAATCTATTTCTAAGGAAAAATAAAAACAAACTCCATCCAATTTATTAAAAGCACCATATACACTATTATGTTTTTCTAATATATTTTTTACTATATTAAGACCAAGGCCGATACCACCCTTAGATCTATCCCTTGACTTGTCGACTTTGTAAAACTTATCCCATATGTTGTTTAATTCTTCTTTTGGAATATTAGAACCTTTATTGAACACTTCAATAAACAAATGATTCTCAGGTATATGATTTTTATTTACATTCAATTCGTAAGGGTTTTGATCTATACATGAAGATATACTTATATTACCACTTTCGCTAGTGTTCTTTATAGCATTAGAAATAAAATTATTTAAAACCTGTTCAATTCTTGTTTTATCACCAATTACTAACTTATCATTAACGTCTACCGTGACATTGATGCTTTTAGTTTCAATTAATCCTGTGAACTTTTTCAAGGCATGATTTATTAAGGACTTAATATTAAAGGAATCTATATGTAGATTAAAGGAACCAGATTCTAATTGAGAAAGATCAAGCATGTCATTTAGAAGACTTTCCATATTATGAGCTTCATCTATTATCACATCTACATAAAAGTCTTTTTGATCATCTTTTGCTATATTATCTTTTAAACCTTCAGCATATCCTTCTATAAGGCTTATAGGGGTTTTTAGTTCATGAGATACATTAGCTATAAAATCTTTACGCATAGTTTCAATACGCTTTTCTTTTTCAATGTCATCTTTAAGTTTATCATTATATTTTTTTAAAGCATTTAATGAATCACTAAGGTTTAAAGATAAAAAGTTTAAAGTTTTTGCAAGATTTCCGATTTCATCTTCTCTATCTACTGTGCATTGCTCAGAAAAATCTAGGTTAGCCATTTTAAAGGCAGTCTTATTCATATCTTTTAAAGGCTTTGATATTAAATTTGAATATATAATAGATAAAAATACTATACCTAAAATACCTACAAAAAGTGCATAGGGATAAAAGTCCTTTATTACTAAAGAAGCTTCTTTAATGGTTTGAAGAGGTGATACAGAAATTATTATATTATCATTAATACTTTCAAGTGATATTGGAGCTAAGCATACAATATTTTTAATGTCTTTACTTTCACTAGAAAATATATTTGCTGTAACCTTACCTTCATTAAGAGTAGAAGAAAAATCTGTGGCCTTAGATGATTTTTTAAAAGCTTCTTTTAGCATTTGAAGAACTATATCATCCATTTGTTTATTAGGATCAGATAAAAACATAATGTCACCCTTATTTGAAAATATAGCGATTTTAGCATTATTATTTATCTCATAATCTTGCATGCTTTTAAATAATTCAGGCTTATTATCATAATTATAGGAATAGGATATTTTAAATTTAATTATTTCTGACTTAAGAGTATTCATCTTTTTATTTATATAAAACTTTTGAAAAAATATTGATTGTAATGAAAGTATTAATATTAAAATCACACTTATAAATATAGAAGTTATAATAAATAATCTTAAAGTTAAATTCTTTTTCATTTTTTCACCTCAAATTTGTATCCACTTCCTCTTACAGTAGAAATAAAAGAAGACTTTTCCTTTAACTTTTCTCTAAGCCTCTTAATAGTTGTATCTACAGTCCTAGGGTCACCATAATAATCTATACCCCAAACATTATCTAATATTTTATCCCTACTTAAAGATATACCTTGATTTTGCATTAAATATAGCAACAGGTTATATTCATTTGGTGTTAGGTAAATTTCCTCTTCATCTACATAAACTTCATGTGAGGCTGTATTTATTACTAGTCCCTGTATATTTTTACAAGTAATATTAGTGATGTTTAAAGATGCACTCCTTTTTAATAAGGCTTTAGATTTAGCTACTAATATTTTAGGGCTAAAAGGTTTTGTTACATAATCATCAGCTCCAAGGTCATAGCAAAGGAGCTTGTCATCGTCACTAGACCTTGCAGTTAAAATTATTATAGGTATATAGGATATATCCCGAAGGGACTTACAAAGGGTAAATCCGTCCATTAGAGGCATCATTAAATCTAAGATAATTAATGAGAGACTATTTTCATTATTTTTAAAAATGTTAAGGGCAGTAATTCCGTTATCAGCTTCTAGTATGTCAAAATCCTCTTTCTCGAAATAATCTTTTAAGAGCATTCTCATTCTAATTTCATCTTCAACTATTAAAATTTGTTTTTTCAAAATGAGTCCTCCTTTACAGTGGTATTAACATATATTATTATTATACTGTTAACTAAGCCTACCTACAAGAGTAATGAATTTGATGTTTAGTACACTTTTTATATTAAATAAACATAAAGGTATAGAACTTTTAGAATCTTAATATTCAGTCATTAATATTACAAAGAATAACCTTTGCATTACAAAGATAAAAATGAGATAATTTAATTTGATTATAGGAGGTACACTATGAATAACTCAGAATTAAACCAAATAATAATGTCTATTGAATCTGTAGATAAATTAGCATTTAAAGATGCTATGACATATATAGATAACTTAACAAAGCCAATTGGAAGTCTTGGATATATGGAGGTTATGGCTTCCAAGATAGCAAGCATAAAAGGATTTATGCCAAAAGAATTAAAACGTAAAAATATAATAATTATGTGTTCTGATAACGGTGTTGTGGAAGAAAATATAAGTTCTTGCCCAGAAAATACTACAGCTTTAGTTACTGAGAACTTCACAAAAGAAATTACAGGGGTTAAAGTGTTATCTAATTACTATGGATCAGAACTTACTGTAGTGGATGTTGGGGTAAATCATGATTTTAATAATCCTAAGATAATTAATAAAAAAATAGGTTATGGAACTAAAAATATGATGAAGGGAAGAGCTATGTCTATTGAAGAAACATTAAAAGCTATAGAAATAGGCATAGAAATAGTTGAAGGACTAAAAGATAAGAATGTAGATATAATAGGTACAGGCGAAATGGGAATATGTAATACTGCTACTAGTGCAGCGGTATTTTGTGCATTAACAGATTCAAAGGTTGATAAAATAGTTGGTAAGGGCGGAGGGGTTACAGAACTTCAGTATGAAAATAAAAAGCGAGTAATAAAAAGGGCAATAGAAATAAATGATCCAAATAAAGAAGATGTAATAGATGTATTAAGTAAAGTTGGAGGATACGATATTGCTGCATTGTGTGGGTGCTTCTTAGCAGCAGCAAGGTATAAGATACCAATAGTAATTGATGGATTTATATCCTCTGTTGCAGCACTTTGTGCTTATAGATTGAATACTTTTTGTAAAGATTATATGTTTCCGTCTCATCTATCAGCAGAACCAGGAGCTTCTTATATAATGCAGGAACTTGGACTTTCGCCTATATTGAATTTGAATATGAGACTTGGGGAAGGCTCGGCCTGTCCTATAGCTTTTAGCATAATAGAAGCATCTTTATATACCATGAATAACATGGGTACCTTTGAGGCAGCAAATTTAGATAAAAAGAATTATGTAGATATAAGATAGGATTATAAGGAGGTAAATATGGGAAAGATAACTTTAGTAACCGGAGGCAGTAGAAGTGGAAAAAGCAGCTTTGCAGAAGAAATCTTAAAAGAAAAAGATGACGTATTATATATTGCTACAGCTATAGTAACAGATAAGGAAATGAAAGAGAGGATAGATAGACATAAGGAATCTAGAAATCCTAAATGGACAACTTACGAAGGGTTTAAAGACTTACATATAGCAGTTAGAGAAAATAATAAGTCTTATATACTTTTAGATTGTGTAACAGTAATGATGACGAATTTACTTTTTGATAGGGAAGAAAATTTAGAAAAAAATGTTTCTAGAGAAACCTTAGATTTAATATATAAAGATATAGAATATGAATTTAGTATGCTTTTAAATGAAGTGAAAAAAGGAAGTAGTAATTTAATTATGGTAACTAATGAAGTTGGTATGGGTATTGTACCAGAATATAAATTAGGAAGAATATTTAGAGATTTTGCAGGTTGGATAAACCAATTTTTAGCTAGAAATAGTGAAGAGGTTTATTTAGTTACGTGTGGAATACCTTTAAAAATAAAATAATAATAGGATGTGTGTGACTTTATGGAAGAAGTAAAAAGCTTTTTACTTATGATACAATTTATGACCAGAATACCTATAAATAAAGCTCTACCTTGTCAAAATAAAAATTTCAAAAAGGCTTCAGCCTATATACCTCTAATTGGAATAATCGTTGGAATGTCACAATTTATAGTTTATAAATTATTATTAAATCTAATATCTGCAGAGTTTTTATCTGTAATTATGATAATAGTATATGTATTTATCACAGGTGGATTTCATTTAGATGGCCTTGGTGATACCTGCGATGGATTTTTTGCATTTAAAGGTGGAAAAGATAAGATAATAGAAATAATGAAGGATAGCAGGGTTGGTACTTATTCTACTATTGCTGTAATTATAGATGTTTTAATTAGATACATTGCCTATGTTAAAATAATAAATATGGATTTTGGATATATAATCATTTTAGCACCATTTATAGGGAGGATATCTCTTGCACTTTTAGCATACATAGGAAAGGGCGCTAAAGAAGAAGGATCAGGAAACCTTATTATAAATAATATTTCAAATAGAGAGATGGGGATAATATTTATAATGTTTATTGTATTTTCTTATGTAACTAGTGAACATTTGCATGTTACTTATGAAATTTTACTTCTTGCGATATGTTGTGTAATTACTTTATCATTTTATAAGCTATGCAAAGATAAAATTGATGGTATAACAGGTGATAATTTAGGTGCTATTAACGAGATAGTAGAACTCGTAGCACTAATATTTTTACTATCCATATAAAAATAAGGATATTCTTTTAAAGGATATCCTTATTTTTATGCATTATGTTTTAGTGTGATAATGACTGTACAATGTGTATATTTAAGGGCTAATAGTAAAAATAAACGTTTTGTTATAGTTCTAATTTTTGACAAGAATTTAAAGGAGGATTGTATTGAGAGTTTTTCAGTTCTTTAAACATATGATCCATACCTTTAATTATATTATCCTCATTAACATTGCACAGGCTTATTCTTAAAGAGGGTATATGAGTAAATTCTTTAAGATAAAAGTTGGAACCATCTCTAATAGATATATCTTTTGTGCTCATTATATTTATAAATTCATCTATGTTAGTATTAGGTAATTTTATTAAAGAAAACATTCCATTGTTTGGTACACAATGTTCTAGATTA
It includes:
- a CDS encoding CbiQ family ECF transporter T component: MLKEVILLSKVSHKSMVNPLEKIVISLGAIIILGFSKSYLPIIINIVFFGFLHFKNKHYFNIVMKFSLGTAAFALISSITFFLDYGAKATFLIIAKSFSGGLCVGYLSLTTPMDDILNMLHKSKYLQDFCDIAKSMERFILLLEDELIIMTSSVKSRNGFDTFNLKIRNSSKIAGLLFVNTLRRWDSIKDAINSRCYNGTLNYTANYNNINIKHMLLIGIYLFIISLIMII
- the ymfI gene encoding elongation factor P 5-aminopentanone reductase, translated to MNILKGKIAVVTGASKGIGRAIAKKLAIEGALVVINYKSDDDSAMKVVNEIKHEGGYAIKYKADVSKYDKAKDLIEYTVKTFGKINILVNNAGISKVGLFTEMEEGDWDSLINTNLKGMFNTCHTAVKYMIGEKSGSIINISSIWGNVGASCEVIYSASKGGVNSFTKALAKELAPSNIRTNAISPGVIKTTMNSWLTEEEMVTLKNDIPMGRFGEQEDVANLACFLCSDESKYITGQIITLDGGLV
- a CDS encoding NADH peroxidase, whose amino-acid sequence is MKKFVCTICGFVYEGETAPEKCPQCGALASKFVEKVEGEMSWADEHRIGIAKDVDQEIIEGLRANFTGECTEVGMYLAMSRQADREGFPEVAEAYKRIAFEEAEHAAKFAELLGEVVVADTKTNLQVRVDAEHGACQGKKDLATLAKKLNLDAIHDTVHEMAKDEARHGAAFKGLLNRYFK
- a CDS encoding sensor histidine kinase; protein product: MKKNLTLRLFIITSIFISVILILILSLQSIFFQKFYINKKMNTLKSEIIKFKISYSYNYDNKPELFKSMQDYEINNNAKIAIFSNKGDIMFLSDPNKQMDDIVLQMLKEAFKKSSKATDFSSTLNEGKVTANIFSSESKDIKNIVCLAPISLESINDNIIISVSPLQTIKEASLVIKDFYPYALFVGILGIVFLSIIYSNLISKPLKDMNKTAFKMANLDFSEQCTVDREDEIGNLAKTLNFLSLNLSDSLNALKKYNDKLKDDIEKEKRIETMRKDFIANVSHELKTPISLIEGYAEGLKDNIAKDDQKDFYVDVIIDEAHNMESLLNDMLDLSQLESGSFNLHIDSFNIKSLINHALKKFTGLIETKSINVTVDVNDKLVIGDKTRIEQVLNNFISNAIKNTSESGNISISSCIDQNPYELNVNKNHIPENHLFIEVFNKGSNIPKEELNNIWDKFYKVDKSRDRSKGGIGLGLNIVKNILEKHNSVYGAFNKLDGVCFYFSLEIDSIES
- a CDS encoding response regulator transcription factor, which codes for MKKQILIVEDEIRMRMLLKDYFEKEDFDILEADNGITALNIFKNNENSLSLIILDLMMPLMDGFTLCKSLRDISYIPIIILTARSSDDDKLLCYDLGADDYVTKPFSPKILVAKSKALLKRSASLNITNITCKNIQGLVINTASHEVYVDEEEIYLTPNEYNLLLYLMQNQGISLSRDKILDNVWGIDYYGDPRTVDTTIKRLREKLKEKSSFISTVRGSGYKFEVKK
- the cobT gene encoding nicotinate-nucleotide--dimethylbenzimidazole phosphoribosyltransferase, with the translated sequence MNNSELNQIIMSIESVDKLAFKDAMTYIDNLTKPIGSLGYMEVMASKIASIKGFMPKELKRKNIIIMCSDNGVVEENISSCPENTTALVTENFTKEITGVKVLSNYYGSELTVVDVGVNHDFNNPKIINKKIGYGTKNMMKGRAMSIEETLKAIEIGIEIVEGLKDKNVDIIGTGEMGICNTATSAAVFCALTDSKVDKIVGKGGGVTELQYENKKRVIKRAIEINDPNKEDVIDVLSKVGGYDIAALCGCFLAAARYKIPIVIDGFISSVAALCAYRLNTFCKDYMFPSHLSAEPGASYIMQELGLSPILNLNMRLGEGSACPIAFSIIEASLYTMNNMGTFEAANLDKKNYVDIR
- the cobU gene encoding bifunctional adenosylcobinamide kinase/adenosylcobinamide-phosphate guanylyltransferase, whose protein sequence is MGKITLVTGGSRSGKSSFAEEILKEKDDVLYIATAIVTDKEMKERIDRHKESRNPKWTTYEGFKDLHIAVRENNKSYILLDCVTVMMTNLLFDREENLEKNVSRETLDLIYKDIEYEFSMLLNEVKKGSSNLIMVTNEVGMGIVPEYKLGRIFRDFAGWINQFLARNSEEVYLVTCGIPLKIK
- the cobS gene encoding adenosylcobinamide-GDP ribazoletransferase, with protein sequence MEEVKSFLLMIQFMTRIPINKALPCQNKNFKKASAYIPLIGIIVGMSQFIVYKLLLNLISAEFLSVIMIIVYVFITGGFHLDGLGDTCDGFFAFKGGKDKIIEIMKDSRVGTYSTIAVIIDVLIRYIAYVKIINMDFGYIIILAPFIGRISLALLAYIGKGAKEEGSGNLIINNISNREMGIIFIMFIVFSYVTSEHLHVTYEILLLAICCVITLSFYKLCKDKIDGITGDNLGAINEIVELVALIFLLSI